One Candidatus Aegiribacteria sp. genomic window carries:
- the lgt gene encoding prolipoprotein diacylglyceryl transferase → MHPVLFKIGSLPINSYGLMLAVSFMFGLWLAARRGEAAGISRGDIYDLGVRLMIAAIVGSRVFYVITHMSEFQGHWLDVIAIWKGLYGLSMLGGVILAVAVGFYTVWRKRLPTWKLADAVIPSFALGIFITRIGCFLNGCCFGAETSCSLGVSFPDSAMPYFNTGIIPGSYIHPTQLYSSLSGLFIIGILLWADRYKHFPGFIFCLFLGLYGVTRFGIEEFRYFDHTPDQILGYSFTDNQIICLIMLLSAPILGIWLYRRYRGTFSVSS, encoded by the coding sequence ATGCACCCGGTTCTGTTTAAAATAGGCTCGCTGCCTATCAATTCCTATGGATTGATGCTTGCTGTTTCCTTTATGTTTGGGCTCTGGCTTGCTGCCAGAAGAGGTGAAGCTGCGGGAATATCCAGAGGAGACATTTACGACCTTGGTGTGCGTCTGATGATAGCTGCAATTGTGGGATCACGAGTTTTCTATGTAATTACGCATATGTCCGAATTCCAGGGGCACTGGCTGGATGTAATTGCTATCTGGAAGGGCCTGTACGGTCTCAGTATGCTGGGCGGTGTGATTCTTGCAGTCGCAGTCGGGTTCTATACCGTATGGAGAAAGCGACTCCCCACATGGAAACTCGCGGATGCCGTCATTCCTTCATTTGCTCTTGGTATTTTCATCACAAGGATCGGTTGTTTTCTCAACGGATGCTGCTTCGGCGCAGAAACATCATGTTCTCTGGGAGTTTCATTTCCTGATTCGGCGATGCCCTATTTCAATACCGGAATTATCCCCGGTTCATATATTCATCCGACACAGCTTTACAGTTCATTATCAGGATTGTTCATAATAGGAATCCTCCTGTGGGCTGATCGATATAAACATTTTCCCGGCTTCATCTTCTGTCTGTTTCTTGGTTTGTACGGTGTCACCAGATTCGGTATAGAAGAGTTTCGCTATTTTGATCACACACCCGATCAGATTCTGGGTTACAGTTTTACTGACAATCAGATAATCTGTCTCATAATGCTTCTTTCTGCTCCTATACTGGGAATATGGCTCTATCGGCGTTATCGCGGAACCTTCTCCGTCTCTTCCTGA